The Thalassotalea sp. HSM 43 genome window below encodes:
- a CDS encoding YcgL domain-containing protein, translating to MICVIYRSSKKADTYLYITKRDDFSTVPEPLMQMFGTPNLVTMVNLAKRDKLALADIKKVKSELTDKGYYLQLPPPKEDLLKQHRKDVGVEDKDME from the coding sequence ATGATTTGCGTTATATACCGCAGCTCGAAGAAAGCTGATACCTACCTTTATATCACCAAGCGAGATGATTTCTCGACCGTGCCTGAGCCATTGATGCAAATGTTTGGCACGCCAAATTTGGTTACCATGGTAAATTTGGCAAAGCGTGACAAGTTAGCATTGGCTGATATTAAAAAAGTTAAAAGTGAATTGACCGATAAAGGTTACTATTTGCAATTACCGCCACCTAAAGAAGATTTGTTAAAACAACACCGCAAAGACGTGGGCGTTGAAGACAAAGATATGGAGTAA